AGACGTGAATGCTGTGTGCCCTGCTGAGCTACAAGTAAAAGGGTCTGATGGAAGCGTGATCGCTTGTAAGAGCGCATGCACAGCATTCAATGAGCCAAAGTATTGTTGCACTGGCGCTAATAATACCCCAGAGACATGCCCACCTACAAGCTATTCCATGATCTTCGAGAACCAATGCCCTCAAGCTTATAGCTACGCTTATGATGATAAGAACAGCACATTTACCTGCTCCGGTGCACCTGACTACGTTATTACTTTTTGCCCTTGAATTTACCAAGAGGAATTATTCGTTCCTTCTTCTCTCTATAATTATAAGAGAACAATAAGTGTCATTGACTAAGGCACATACATGATTGTGTCAATGTAATAAATGCTTGAATGATATTTATTAGTAAATGAATAATGCAAGCCTTTTCTTATACTTATAATTTCGGAGCAAGTATACTTGTGCTTAATTATGACAAGAAATATATCTTCAGctgcaatattttattttcagatgCTATTCATGTCATATCGCACTTGAGATTATGTCATGATCTTTAACCGCTAGTGTCTTTAAGCTTAATTACCCATAATTATGGCTGTAAGAGaggagggaaaaagaaaaagaaaataaaattaggacTTAGTTGTTCATTGGAGGACTCCATgcaatataaattatatattattacaacttttactataaaattatttacaaactaACGTAACCGTCTTCAAAGTTTACCAGAGGACTCAGTCAAGATTATATCTTTATCTATGCATGGTGGTATATTGACAGCAAGTTATTTAAAGTTTATTGTatttaaaatctctttctagaatatttaatcaaatagaagtttaattgaatcaaaagaaataattaaaaatgcaataacaaaaaaagaaaaaaagaaaaaaaaattatatatgttatatgatGAAAATTATAGGTAAAGTActatgatctctctctctctctctctctctctctatatatatatatatatatatatatatatatatatttggtctGGTAATTGACTTGCTGCTTCCAGAGATATTTAAAAATCCTTGAAAGTAAAGATTGGTGACTAATGACTATTACGatgataaaatttgaaatatttaattagagacaataattaaaatttttagagcttaccatatacaaaaaattatccaaaaaaatccaaaaacattAATTCTTAACCAAAAGGAATTAAAGGAAGCACCATATGCATATTTAACACACAAAATTAAAGCTGTGGAAAAGGGGCAGCCCACAGTACTGGATGCCCACGTTCAATCAGGAGACACCAACCATATATGTGAAGTCTTGATCAAACGATACGTGGAATTTAATTTCCAAAGCCGTGACCCAATCAGATCAATTTCAAAGGTTTTCCGTGTGGTCGTGACTGACAggcaaatttaattgaaaatttgtcatATATTAATGGTACCAATTTATTTGGTCCGCCCTTTGTTGACTTTACtccaaatatttttgttttacataataattaaaaactatattCATTGAAgtcaataagaaaaattatataagtaattAGCAGCTATATATAATAGAAGAAATTCAGTACCATGTTATCATATTAGGTATCGGAAAAATTATATGtctaaattttgtttctatacaagtgaataatttttttttttttatttaaatagacaACCTTAAGAGTTAAGATATGTCAAGATTGCGAcagagatgaaaaaaatataatagaatcCTATGATTCTAACCATTGTGTGaattatatataaagataatactcatgagtgttaagttttATATTGTTTAGTTATTAAGTGAAACTAatctttataataaattctatAAAAGCTCTATATTGACTagttattttaggataatacTACAAATGTAGCTCACGCATATGTTATAGAAagttttaaaccaaaattagtcttttagttttatgaagaaaaatcttttgttcaaaagtaaaaatgagcttttaagaagaattcttttttttttcctcgataTCATGCCACTGTTTTAataagtagcatttttcaaaccatttGATGCAAAGAACTGCttgaatttcataattttagAATCTACAATTTCATTATAATACATTctgatcaatttttttctccacAGAAAGATAAGCACAATGCCAATCGTTCTTGTCATTTTAATGGCAGCAACTTTTAGTTTAATGCAAAATGCAATGAAATTAATGCAGATTGATGAGGAGTTGTGCATGATCTGTTTCAGGTGCACACTCTGATGTATACTTCTACTACGAGAACAAATGCAGCTACCAGGTATGGCTTGCCGCCAGGCCCTCAGTCGGCGATGCTGATCCTGAGCGTGGTCCAGAAACTCTATAAATATTTCCGATGCCGGATCAATGGTCCGGTAGCATCTGGGCTAGGACCAAGTGCAGCTTCAATGCCTCATATTACTTTTCATGTGAAACAGGGGACTGTGGCTCTGGCATCAAAGAGTGCCAAAACCCACCACCCGCTTTACCTGTCACCCTCCTCAATTTCGAGATTAAACTACTTGTCGTCTCCTATGAAGTTAGCTTGAACCACGGCCACAACGTCCCCGTCCGGATCGAACCCGACGGCAGCTAGCTCTCTGGTCGACGGGACTGGGCCATGTCCTGTGGTAGATTGTGTTGGAGATATAGTTAGCGTGTGTCCGAGTCCTCTAGTTGCAAAGAACATggatggaaaatatatatattgggtgtTATAGTGCGTGTGATGTGTTCAAGGATCCAGGGGCTTGCCAGCCTAACGACTACTCCAACACCTTCAAGCAAGTATGCAAGCTAGCCCACACCTATCCGGGTGACAATGTTCCTCCCACTTATTTCAGCATTCAATGAATCTTTTCTTGAATCTAATTTATTACATGTGAGTCTTGGTTAATTGAATTTGAGTGGATGTAGGAATACtacaataaaaacaatatttatttacaaactgatgtgattgtctataattgataaaataattaaagaaaaaattgagcttataaatttcttttaattaatctCCCCTTCATCTTAGAACGCGATGTCTAAtgcttcttaattaatttgtattgaAATTACGTACCTTTTCACATTATTTAGTTGGGCCCTTCACACAGCATATCTAAAGTAGATAGGTAATAATGACAACACATCACTAATTAATTAGGTTTTGAGTTCCAACGATATGATAGAATAGGATTTCTCCCAATTTCAAGCTAGTGAAATGAAAAAATACCTATTTTATGATTCAGATATTTTGTTCTTCCAGAAGATAACATTTTGGGTTCGGTCCAGCTCGCCCTGTATGCATGCATAGTAGATACGTACAGAGACTACTGAATTGGTAGACCACCTATATTTTCTCAGACCACGTTGAAATCAGACAAATTAGCTAGGTCGCATGGGTATGTCTTTAATTTCCACAGCTGAAAATTCTATGCACGTAACGTTCGATTGTGGTTTTGTAAGTAAGAATTTATACAAGaaattctacaaaaaaaaaaaaaaccattgacAAGGCCAGTTTGTAGAATACTAATTAAGTAGCAAAAATGGATTTGCCTCCCTCTCCCAAAAACTGACACATATGTAAAAAACCCAACCAAATCGATTCAATCACATTAATTTAGTCCGTATCTTGCGGGTGTTCCTACGAGGTTCCGGTCGCGACCCATTACCATATGAAGACGCAAAACCCAGATGGAGTCAAAGGAGGAACATTCATGTTGGAATTTACGTCGGTCGAATTTTCACGAATGGTGATAGCCTTGAAAGTCTCGTTAAAGCCTCTATATATACAGCTCAAAGCCTCATAAGATTAGCACCACATTACTCTCAACCCAGAGAAACTAGCTAGTCTATTACAATGATGAAAACTCTTGCAGTCTTCGGCCTTGCCTTGGCCTTCTGTTTCCTATctggtatatatatttatatatctcATTGTctacttatatataatatattaattagcaAATTGCTCATTTACTACATAAAATTGTGTATGGcaagtagcattactcattactTAATATAATGAGGAGATGTTTATATGGTacatatatagcattacttattTACTTAATAAAATTGTGTATCTCTTACTTATTTGTTGCAtactttaaattataatttatcctaaaaacttaagctaatatgaaaaaataaatttaatgatcaTTGACCATTAATTCTTCTAACAATTTATGTTATGCAGATGCTCATGCTGCCAAAATAACTTTCACAAACAACTGTCCGACAACTGTCTGGCCAGGAACTCTAACTACGGATTAGAAACCTCAGTTATCAACTACTGGATTTGAGTTGGCATCCAAAGCATCCTCATTAGTTGATGTCCAAGCTCCATGGATAGGCCGGTTCTGGGCTCGAACACAATGCACCACAAATGCCTCGGGAAAGTTTTCTTGCGAAACTGCTGATTGTGCCTCTGGCCAGGTTGCATGCAACGGCGCCGGTGCAATCCCGCCAACATCTTTGGTAGAAATCAACATAGTAGCTGGTGGTGGACAAGATTTCTATGATGTCAGTCTTGTAGATGGCTTCATCCTCCCTGTTTCAGTTGCCACACATGGCGGAACCTGTGACTGCCAGGCCTCAAGCTGCCCAGCAGACGTGAACGCCGTTTGCCCTGTTGAGTTGCAATTGAAAGGGTCTGATGGTAGTGTGATCGCTTGCAAGAGCGCATGCGCAGCATTCAACGAGCCACAATATTGTTGCACTGGCGCTTATAATACCCCAGAGACGTGTCCACCCACAAGCTATTCCACGATCTTTGAGAACCAATGCCCTCAAGCTTATAGCTACGCTTATGATGATAAAAACACATTTACCTGCTTCGGTGCACCTGACTACGTTATTACTTTTTGCCCTTGAATTTACGAAGAGGGAATTATTTGTTCCTTCTTCTCTCTATAGTTATAAGAGAACAATAAGTGTCATTGACTAAGACACATGCATGACTGTGTCAATGTAATAAACGCTTGAATGATATTTATTAGCAAATGAATAATACAagcttatttatatatatatacttcaaattTCGGAGAAAGTATACTTTTGCTTAATTATGATAAGAAGTTCTGCTTTtccccctctcccgctttgaataaaaaaaaaaaaaaaattatgacaagAAATATATCTTCAGCTGCAATATTATTTTCAGATGCTATTCATGTTGTATCGCACTTGAGAATATTATGTCATGATCTTTAACCGCTCTTTAAGCTTAATTACCCATAATTATGGCTGTAAGAGGgggaaaaagattaaaaaaaaaaaaaaaaagttggggcTTAGTTGTCTTTAAGCTTAATTACCCATAATTATGGCtataagagggaaaaaaaaaattagggctTAATTAGTTGTTCATTGGAGGACTCCATGtaatacaaattatatattactATAATGTTtactacaaaattatttacaaactGACCTAACAGTCGATAAGATTGAAATAATTAAACTGAGTTGGCCCTTCATGCCATCCTTTTGTTTGCGTATAGGCTTCTACCATTCTTACATAGGCCGTCAAAGTTTACCACAGGATTCAGTCAAGATTATATCTTTATCTATACCATGGTATATTGACAGCAAGTTATTTAAAGTTTATTGTatttaaaatctctttctagaaaatttaatcaaatagaagtttaatttaatcaaaagaaataattaaaaatgcaataacaaaacaaaaaaaagaaaaaaattatatatgttatgatgaaAATTATAGGTAAAGTAcaatgatctatatatatatatttttggtcttTAATGGTAATTGACTAGCTGCTTCTAAgagaaatttaaaaatcctCGAAAGTAAAGATTGGTGACTGTATATTAGGATGATAAAatttgacatatttaattaaagataataattaaaattataagagCTTAAttaccgtacataacattatcctaaaaaatccaaaaaagtaAACTCTTAACCAAAAGGAATTAAAGGAAGCATATTTAACACACAAAATTAAAGCTGTGGAAAAGGGGCAGCCCACAGTGGATGTGCAACGCCCACATTCAATCAGGAGACACCAACCATATACGTGAAGTCTTGATCAAACGATACGTGGCATTTAATTTCCAAAGCCGTGGCCAATCAGATCAATTTCAAAGGTTTTCCGCGTGGTGACTGACAggcaaatttaattgaaaatttgtcatATATTAATGGTACCAATTTATTTGGTCCGACCTTTATTGACTTTACtccaaatatttttgttttacataattaaaaactatattCATTGAAATCAATAAGAAAACTTATATAAGTAATTAGCAGCTATATATAATAGAAGAAATTCAGTACCATGTTAACCATATTAGGTGTTGGATAAATTATATATCTAAAATTTGTttctaataaatttttgtttttttaaaatagacaACTTTAAGATATATATGTCAAGATTGCGACagagatgaaaaaatataatagaatcCTATAATTCTAACCATTGTGTTAATTACTcaaatatatatggaaaatataataataaaatcgcGCAATAATAACTTGATTCAACTCTTtgattttagaaaagaaaaaaaaaaaatactcaatcTCACACGATTTTCATATCATAAATTATTTGGAAAGATCTTGGGGggccattaattaattagcctCCTTGACTTTGCCCTTGTTACAAGTTTGAGCACTTCTGCCAcgtatagaaaaataaattcgaATTCAATCACATTTATTTAATTACTCCGTATCTCGCGGGTGCAATTAAGTGTTCATACTAGGCTCCAGTCGCGACCCATTACCATATGAAGACGCAAAACCCACTTAATTGAAGTCAAAGGAGGAACATTCATGCATGTTGGTAGTGCAACGAAATTACGTCGAAACCAATTTTCACGCATGGTGGGCCTTGAAAGTTGCGGGTGTAATTAAGTGTTCATACAAGGCTCCAGTCGCGACCCATTACCCTATGAAGACGCAAAACCCACTTAATTGAAGTCAAAGGAGGAACTTTCATGCATGTTGGAAGTGCAACGAAATTGCGTCGAAACCAATTTTCACGCATGGTGAGCCTTGCAAGTCGCGTTTAAGGCTCTATATAAACCGCTCCAAGTTCATAAGATTAGCACCACAATACTCAACCCAGAGCAAACTAGTCcattacaaattacaatgaTGAAAACCTTTGCACTCTTCGGCCTTGCCTTGGCTTTCTGTTTCCtatctggtatatatatatatatctcattgtctagttataatatattaattagcaAATTGCTCatttactcatttactcaataaaatTGTGTATCTCCTACTTATTTGTTGCAtgcaagttatatatatatgctttaaattataatttatcctaaaaatttaagctaatatgaaaaaatgaatttaatgatCATTAACCATTCTTCTGACAATTTGTGTTGTGCAGGTGCTCATGCTGCTAAAATAACTTTCACAAACAACTGTCTGAAACCTGTTTGGCCAGGAACTCTAACTGCGGACCAGAAACCCCAGTTGTCAACTACTGGATTTGAGCTGGCATCCAAAGCATCCTCATCAGTTGATGTCCAAGCTCCATGGATAGGCCGGTTTTGGGCCCGAACAGGATGCACCACTGACGCCTCAGGAAAGTTCTCTTGTGAAACGGCTGACTGTGCCTCCGGCCAAGTTGCATGCAACGGCGCCGGTGCAATCCCGCCGGCATCTTTGGTAGAAATCAACATCGCAGCTGGTGGTGGACAAGATTTTTACGATGTTAGCCTTGTAGATGGCTTCAACCTCCCTGTTTCAGTTGCTACACAAGGTGGGACCGGTGAGTGCAAGTCCTCAAGCTGCCCGGCAGACGTGAATGCTGTGTGCCCTGCTGAGCTACAAGTAAAAAGGTCTGATGGAAGCGTGATCGCTTGTAAGAGCGCATGCACAGCGTTCAATAAGCCAGAGTATTGTTGCACTCCCCCTAATGATAAACCGGAGACATGCCCACCTACAAGTTATTCCATGATCTTTGAGAACCAATGCCCTCAAGCTTATAGCTACGCTTATGATGATAAGAACAGCACATTTACTTGCTCTGGTGCACCGGACTACGTTATTACTTTTTGCCCTGGAGCTTGAATTTACAAAGAGGAATTATTCGTTCCTTCTTCTCTCTATAGTTATAAGAGAACAATAAGTGTCATTGACTAAGGCACATACATGATTGTGTCAATGTAATAAACGCTTGAAtgatatttattaataaatgaATAATGCAAGTATACTTGCACTGTGCTTAATTATGACAAGAAATATATCTTCAGctgcaatattttatttttggatgctATTCATGTTGTATCGCACTTGAGATTATGTCATGATCTTTAACCGTTCGTGTCTTTAAGCTTAATTACCCATAATTATGGCTGTAAGAGaggggggaaaaagaaaaagaaagaaaaaaaaaattaggatttaGTTGTTCATTGGAGGACTCCGtacaatataaattatatattactacaacttttactataaaattatttacaaactaAAATAACCGTCTTCAAAGTTTACCAGAGGACTCAGTCAAGATTATATCTTTATCTATACATGGTGGTATATTGACAGCAAGTTATTTACtatgatctatatatatatatatatattttttggtctTTAATGGTAATTGACTTGCTGCTTCTAAAGATATTTAAAAATCCTCGAAAGTAAAGATTGGTGACTAATGACTATTACGatgataaaatttgaaatatttaattaaaatttttagagcttaccatatatatataaaaaattatccaaaaacATTAATTCTTAACCAAAAGGAATTAAAGGAAGCACCATATGCATATTTAACACACAAAATTAAAGATGTGGAAAAGGGGCAGCCCACAATGGATGTGCAACGCCCACGTTCAATCAGGAGACACCAGCCATATCTGTGAAGTCTTGATCAAACGATACGTACGTggcatttaattgaaaatttgtcatATATTAATGGTACCAATTTATTTGGTCCGCCCTTTATTGACTTTACtccaaatatttttgttttacataattaaaaactatattcattgaaatcaataagaaaaattatataagtaattagcagctatatatatataatagaaaaaattcagtACCATGTTACCATATTAGGTGTCCGATAAATTATATGTCTAAAATTTGTTTCTATACAagt
Above is a genomic segment from Corylus avellana chromosome ca9, CavTom2PMs-1.0 containing:
- the LOC132192111 gene encoding thaumatin-like protein 1b is translated as MMKTFALFGLALAFCFLSGAHAAKITFTNNCLKPVWPGTLTADQKPQLSTTGFELASKASSSVDVQAPWIGRFWARTGCTTDASGKFSCETADCASGQVACNGAGAIPPASLVEINIAAGGGQDFYDVSLVDGFNLPVSVATQGGTGECKSSSCPADVNAVCPAELQVKRSDGSVIACKSACTAFNKPEYCCTPPNDKPETCPPTSYSMIFENQCPQAYSYAYDDKNSTFTCSGAPDYVITFCPGA